The Struthio camelus isolate bStrCam1 chromosome 5, bStrCam1.hap1, whole genome shotgun sequence genome has a segment encoding these proteins:
- the VPS37C gene encoding vacuolar protein sorting-associated protein 37C isoform X1, producing the protein MDTLKNRTVEELQELQDNAEEIERLALESREVQELQLEREMALAANRSLAEQNLKFQVPLETGRTDLSNKYEELQKLAERCKEQKAKLEKFSAALHPQTLLDLLQVESQKIEEESENMAEKFLEGEVPLETFLEQFSVMRKLSHLRRVRVEKLQEILRKSEVSQEPSRDSQQHLPPHVPGPAEQQKPQSFPSGAPSFPLPYSPAPSMPVGPTAHGALPPAPFSGAPVTVGHVASSQPSTQPTFPYNPPPGPGYPPAQASDPTPGYPKPLTGGSSSAPGYSWSPSRGPPPAPSFPGSHPSSTPPPRPGYPPYFPPGAGRPQCPYPTQPPLPSFPVPPQPPYPSGLPPPFVYPPPPNPQRPAWPGY; encoded by the exons ATGGATACGCTGAAGAACCGGACGGTGGAGGAGCTCCAGGAGCTGCAAGACAATGCTGAGGAGATTGAGCGCCTGGCTTTGGAGTCGAGGGAG GttcaggagctgcagctggaaaGGGAGATGGCTCTTGCCGCTAACCGGAGCTTGGCCGAGCAGAACCTGAAGTTCCAGGTACCACTGGAAACTGGGCGCACTGACCTCTCCAACAAATatgaggagctgcagaagctagCTGAGCGGTGTAAAGAGCAAAAGGCAAAACTGG AGAAATTTTCAGCAGCGTTGCATCCTCAGACCTTGTTGGATCTTCTGCAGGTGGAAAGTCAGAAAATTGAAGAAGAGTCTGAG AATATGGCTGAGAAGTTCCTGGAGGGTGAGGTACCCCTGGAGACATTTCTCGAGCAGTTTTCCGTTATGAGGAAGTTATCCCACTTGCGCCGGGTTAGAGTTGAAAAGCTTCAGGAGATACTGAGGAAGTCAGAAGTGTCGCAGGAGCCCAGCAGAGACTCTCAGCAGCATCTACCTCCTCACGTACCtgggcctgcagagcagcagaagccACAGTCCTTCCCGTCTGGGGCACCTTCCTTCCCTTTGCCCTACAGTCCAGCTCCAAGCATGCCAGTGGGCCCCACAGCCCATGgagctctccctcctgctcctttctctggAGCCCCTGTCACCGTGGGACACGTCGCTTCCTCTCAGCCCAGCACACAGCCCACATTTCCCTATAACCCTCCTCCAGGTCCTGGATACCCACCAGCGCAGGCCAGTGACCCAACACCGGGGTATCCCAAGCCTCTGACCGGAGGCTCGTCTTCAGCACCAGGCTACTCTTGGTCTCCGTCCAGaggcccacctcctgccccatccTTTCCTGGCTCACACCCTTCCTCTACTCCACCCCCGAGACCGGGGTACCCTCCAtacttccctcctggggcagggaggCCTCAGTGCCCGTACCCAACCCAGCCCCCCCTCCCTAGTTTCCCAGTCCCCCCACAGCCTCCCTATCCCTCTGGTCTACCCCCTCCCTTTGTGTACCCCCCGCCTCCAAACCCTCAGCGCCCTGCTTGGCCTGGCTACTAA
- the VPS37C gene encoding vacuolar protein sorting-associated protein 37C isoform X3 gives MDTLKNRTVEELQELQDNAEEIERLALESREVQELQLEREMALAANRSLAEQNLKFQVPLETGRTDLSNKYEELQKLAERCKEQKAKLDSVGQIKDAVSAYNSSSAAMVKVLSSSDFLLTSTFSKRNFQQRCILRPCWIFCRWKVRKLKKSLRIWLRSSWRVRYPWRHFSSSFPL, from the exons ATGGATACGCTGAAGAACCGGACGGTGGAGGAGCTCCAGGAGCTGCAAGACAATGCTGAGGAGATTGAGCGCCTGGCTTTGGAGTCGAGGGAG GttcaggagctgcagctggaaaGGGAGATGGCTCTTGCCGCTAACCGGAGCTTGGCCGAGCAGAACCTGAAGTTCCAGGTACCACTGGAAACTGGGCGCACTGACCTCTCCAACAAATatgaggagctgcagaagctagCTGAGCGGTGTAAAGAGCAAAAGGCAAAACTGG ACTCTGTTGGACAGATTAAGGATGCTGTCTCAGCATACAACTCTTCCAGCGCAGCTATGGTTAAAGTTCTTTCCTCTTCAGATTTTCTTCTCACATCAACATTTTCCAAG AGAAATTTTCAGCAGCGTTGCATCCTCAGACCTTGTTGGATCTTCTGCAGGTGGAAAGTCAGAAAATTGAAGAAGAGTCTGAG AATATGGCTGAGAAGTTCCTGGAGGGTGAGGTACCCCTGGAGACATTTCTCGAGCAGTTTTCCGTTATGA
- the VPS37C gene encoding vacuolar protein sorting-associated protein 37C isoform X2 has translation MDTLKNRTVEELQELQDNAEEIERLALESREVQELQLEREMALAANRSLAEQNLKFQVPLETGRTDLSNKYEELQKLAERCKEQKAKLDSVGQIKDAVSAYNSSSAAMVKVLSSSDFLLTSTFSKRNFQQRCILRPCWIFCRWKVRKLKKSLSSPLHVSDRDINPKLGLGKKRGGKQH, from the exons ATGGATACGCTGAAGAACCGGACGGTGGAGGAGCTCCAGGAGCTGCAAGACAATGCTGAGGAGATTGAGCGCCTGGCTTTGGAGTCGAGGGAG GttcaggagctgcagctggaaaGGGAGATGGCTCTTGCCGCTAACCGGAGCTTGGCCGAGCAGAACCTGAAGTTCCAGGTACCACTGGAAACTGGGCGCACTGACCTCTCCAACAAATatgaggagctgcagaagctagCTGAGCGGTGTAAAGAGCAAAAGGCAAAACTGG ACTCTGTTGGACAGATTAAGGATGCTGTCTCAGCATACAACTCTTCCAGCGCAGCTATGGTTAAAGTTCTTTCCTCTTCAGATTTTCTTCTCACATCAACATTTTCCAAG AGAAATTTTCAGCAGCGTTGCATCCTCAGACCTTGTTGGATCTTCTGCAGGTGGAAAGTCAGAAAATTGAAGAAGAGTCTGAG CAGTCCTCTACACGTCTCCGACAGAGACATAAATCCTAAACTAGGTTTGGGGAAGAAGCGTGGAGGGAAACAGCACTGA
- the VPS37C gene encoding vacuolar protein sorting-associated protein 37C isoform X4, which translates to MDTLKNRTVEELQELQDNAEEIERLALESREVQELQLEREMALAANRSLAEQNLKFQVPLETGRTDLSNKYEELQKLAERCKEQKAKLEKFSAALHPQTLLDLLQVESQKIEEESEQSSTRLRQRHKS; encoded by the exons ATGGATACGCTGAAGAACCGGACGGTGGAGGAGCTCCAGGAGCTGCAAGACAATGCTGAGGAGATTGAGCGCCTGGCTTTGGAGTCGAGGGAG GttcaggagctgcagctggaaaGGGAGATGGCTCTTGCCGCTAACCGGAGCTTGGCCGAGCAGAACCTGAAGTTCCAGGTACCACTGGAAACTGGGCGCACTGACCTCTCCAACAAATatgaggagctgcagaagctagCTGAGCGGTGTAAAGAGCAAAAGGCAAAACTGG AGAAATTTTCAGCAGCGTTGCATCCTCAGACCTTGTTGGATCTTCTGCAGGTGGAAAGTCAGAAAATTGAAGAAGAGTCTGAG CAGTCCTCTACACGTCTCCGACAGAGACATAAATCCTAA
- the LOC104140039 gene encoding pepsin A-like, whose protein sequence is MKLPLLLSLVVLSQSVVRIPLKKVKTLRCRLKELGLLEDFPKKLPSNVGSKFFNLTNRIATDPLENYMDIEFIGSISIGSPPQEFLVLFDTGSSNLWVPSVNCSSEACVNHNHFSPQQSSTYRAINQPVSIYYGTGSMTGVLANETVHVGSIQVSNQTIGLSEHEPGSFFYYAPFDGILGLAFPSIAASTAIPVFDNMMNRGLISQAVFSFYLSSENKTRSFVTFGGIDDSCFSGRLNWIPLSAETYWQISMDSITMNGQVIACPRGCQAMIDTGTSLLAGPLDSITVIHHSIGASEDSNGEYVVTCSAKNCLPDIVFVINGIKFPVPAKAYIHQVHQDYCKSGFEGTIIPAQSGELWILGEVFLCQYYSVFDRANNQVGLAPVR, encoded by the exons ATGaagctgcccctgctcctgagctTGGTGGTGCTCTCGCAGAGCGTGGTCAG GATCCCACTGAAGAAAGTGAAGACCCTGAGGTGCAGACTTAAGGAACTGGGTTTGCTGGAGGACTTCCCCAAAAAATTGCCTTCAAATGTGGGTTCCAAGTTCTTCAACCTTACCAACAGGATTGCCACTGACCCCCTGGAAAACTACATGGAT ATTGAGTTTATCGGCTCCATCTCCATTGGATCCCCACCCCAAGAGTTCCTTGTGCTCTTTGACACCGGTTCCTCCAACCTGTGGGTGCCCTCAGTGAACTGCTCCAGCGAGGCCTGTG TCAACCACAACCACTTCAGTCCCCAGCAATCTTCCACCTACCGAGCCATCAACCAGCCTGTCTCTATCTACTATGGCACTGGCAGCATGACTGGAGTCTTGGCCAATGAAACTGTGCAT GTTGGAAGCATCCAGGTCAGCAACCAGACCATTGGCCTGAGTGAGCACGAGCCTGGTTCCTTTTTCTATTATGCTCCTTTTGATGGTATCCTGGGCCTGGCCTTCCCCAGCATTGCTGCGTCTACAGCCATCCCTGTCTTTGACAACATGATGAATCGTGGTTTGATATCTCAGGCTGTCTTCTCATTTTACCTCAGCTC TGAGAACAAGACAAGGAGTTTTGTGACGTTTGGAGGCATTGACGATTCCTGCTTCTCTGGAAGACTCAACTGGATCCCTCTGTCCGCTGAAACTTACTGGCAAATCTCTATGGACAG CATCACCATGAATGGCCAGGTCATTGCTTGCCCAAGGGGTTGCCAAGCTATGATCGACACTGGTACCTCTCTGCTGGCTGGGCCCCTTGATTCCATCACTGTCATCCATCACAGCATTGGTGCCAGCGAGGACTCCAATGGTGAG TATGTGGTCACCTGCAGTGCCAAGAACTGCTTGCCTGACATTGTCTTCGTTATCAATGGTATCAAGTTCCCCGTGCCTGCCAAGGCTTACATCCATCAG GTGCATCAAGACTATTGCAAGAGTGGTTTTGAAGGCACCATCATCCCTGCCCAGTCTGGAGAACTCTGGATCCTTGGTGAAGTCTTCCTCTGCCAGTACTACAGTGTTTTTGACAGAGCCAACAACCAAGTAGGCCTGGCCCCTGTGCGATGA
- the LOC104140197 gene encoding pepsin A: MMKLLLLLSLVALSQCHVSKISLRKGKSLRKALKEHGLLEHYLKHNPYNLASKYFPSLAGTVSSEPLENYMDTEYFGTISIGTPAQEFTVLFDTGSSNLWVPSVYCSSEACTNHNRFNPADSSTFEGTNDSLSIQYGTGSMTGILGYDTVDVGSISISNQIFGLSETEPGDFFYYCPFDGILGLAYPSIASSGATPVFDNMMSQDLVSQDLFSVYLSNDDESGSFVMFGGIDYSYTSGGLTWIPLSAESYWQITMDSVSMSGEILACASSCQAIIDTGTSLLAAPSTAVANIQSALGANSNGEISCDSISSLSDIVFNLNGQAFSVPPSSYILQSDGSCSLAFEAMNLPTESGYLWILGDVFIHEYYVVFDRANNRVGLSPLS; this comes from the exons ATGatgaagctgctcctgcttctcagcTTGGTGGCTCTCTCCCAGTGCCATGTGTCCAA GATCTCTCTGAGGAAAGGCAAGTCCCTGCGGAAGGCCCTGAAGGAACATGGCTTGCTGGAGCACTACCTGAAGCACAACCCTTACAACTTGGCTTCCAAATACTTCCCCTCTCTGGCCGGCACAGTCTCCTCCGAGCCCCTGGAGAACTACATGGAT ACGGAGTACTTCGGCACCATCTCCATCGGCACTCCGGCCCAGGAGTTCACCGTCCTCTTTGACACCGGCTCCTCCAACCTGTGGGTGCCCTCAGTGTACTGCTCCAGCGAGGCCTGCA CCAACCACAACCGCTTCAACCCAGCAGACTCCTCCACCTTTGAGGGCACCAACGACAGCCTCTCCATCCAGTATGGCACCGGCAGCATGACCGGCATCCTTGGCTATGACACTGTTGAC GTTGGGAGCATCAGCATCAGCAACCAGATCTTTGGGTTGAGTGAGACTGAGCCTGGCGATTTCTTCTACTACTGCCCCTTTGATGGCATCCTGGGCCTGGCTTATCCCAGCATCGCTTCCTCTGGAGCCACCCCTGTCTTTGACAACATGATGAGCCAAGACCTGGTGTCCCAGGACCTCTTCTCTGTCTATCTGAGCAA CGATGATGAGAGCGGCAGCTTTGTCATGTTTGGCGGCATTGACTACTCTTACACCTCTGGAGGCCTCACCTGGATCCCTCTCTCTGCTGAAAGCTACTGGCAGATCACCATGGATAG CGTCTCCATGAGCGGGGAGATCCTTGCCTGTGCATCCAGCTGCCAGGCCATCATTGACACTGGCActtctctgctggctgccccCAGCACCGCTGTTGCTAACATCCAGTCTGCCCTTGGTGCCAACTCCAACGGCGAG ATCAGTTGCgacagcatcagcagcttgtccGATATAGTCTTCAACCTCAATGGCCAAGCCTTCTCTGTGCCTCCCAGCAGCTACATCTTGCAG AGCGATGGgtcctgcagccttgccttcgAAGCGATGAACCTCCCCACTGAGTCTGGTTACCTCTGGATCCTCGGGGACGTCTTCATCCATGAGTACTATGTGGTCTTTGACAGGGCCAACAACAGGGTAGGCCTGTCCCCCCTGTCTTGA
- the LOC104140263 gene encoding pepsin A-like, whose translation MLHPRTSARGFAMKWLWLMGLVAVAQGLVTKVSLRKRKPLRQTLMDHGLLEDFMSKHPPSLAAKYFPTAATTEFLTNYMDLEYVGTISIGTPAQEFAVLFDTGSANLWVPSVYCFSDACADHRRYNPALSFTYRGTTATVSTWYGTGSMTGYLAYDTVQVGGIQVPNQIFGLSKTEPSSFLYYAPFDGFLGLAFPSISSSRATPIFDNMMSQGLVSQDLFSIYLTPDGKNGSFVMFGGIDDTYFTGNLSWIPLSAETYWQIKVDSITMYGRPIACPYGCQSIVDSGTSLVAGPAAGINNIQYEIGAAQASNGLSMVSCSFISRLPDIIFIINGAQFPLPPQAYIRQLQDGSCLSGFGVFDFHTAAGELWILGDIFLRHYYSVFDRANNMVGLAPAV comes from the exons ATGCTCCATCCCCGCACATCAGCGCGAGGCTTCGCCATGAAGTGGCTCTGGCTCATGGGGCTGGTGGCTGTTGCTCAGGGCCTGGTGACCAA GGTGAGCCTGAGGAAAAGGAAGCCCTTGAGACAAACCCTCATGGACCACGGCTTGCTGGAGGACTTCATGAGCAAACATCCCCCCTCTCTGGCTGCCAAGTACTTCCCCACTGCAGCCACCACCGAGTTCCTGACAAACTACATGGAT CTGGAGTATGTGGGAACCATCTCCATTGGCACCCCGGCCCAGGAGTTTGCCGTCCTCTTCGATACTGGCTCCGCCAACCTGTGGGTGCCCTCGGTATACTGCTTCAGCGATGCCTGCG CTGATCACCGGCGCTACAACCCAGCGCTGTCCTTCACCTATCGCGGCACTACTGCCACCGTTTCCACCTGGTACGGCACTGGCAGCATGACGGGCTACCTGGCCTATGACACCGTCCAG GTTGGGGGCATCCAGGTGCCCAATCAGATCTTTGGGCTAAGCAAGACTgagcccagctccttcctctaCTATGCACCTTTTGACGGCTTCCTGGGGCTGGCCTTCCCCAGCATCTCTTCCTCCAGAGCCACCCCCATTTTTGACAACATGATGAGCCAAGGCCTGGTGTCCCAGGATCTTTTCTCCATCTACCTGACTCC CGACGGGAAGAATGGCAGCTTTGTGATGTTTGGTGGCATCGACGACACTTACTTCACCGGAAACCTCAGCTGGATCCCCCTGTCCGCAGAAACCTACTGGCAAATCAAAGTGGACAG CATCACCATGTACGGCCGCCCCATCGCCTGCCCTTACGGCTGCCAGAGCATCGTGGACAGCGGCACCTCACTGGTGGCTGGACCTGCTGCCGGCATCAACAACATCCAATATGAAATTGGTGCTGCACAGGCCAGCAATGGCTTG TCCATGGTGAGCTGCAGCTTCATCAGCCGCCTGCCTGACATCATCTTCATCATCAACGGCGCCCAGTTCCCACTGCCGCCCCAAGCCTACATCCGCCAG CTACAGGACGGCTCCTGCTTGAGTGGCTTCGGGGTCTTCGACTTCCACACAGCAGCAGGTGAGCTCTGGATCCTCGGGGACATCTTCCTGCGCCACTACTACAGCGTCTTCGACAGGGCCAACAACATGGTGGGGCTGGCGCCCGCAGTGTGA